Proteins encoded by one window of Carassius auratus strain Wakin chromosome 8, ASM336829v1, whole genome shotgun sequence:
- the LOC113107761 gene encoding putative helicase mov-10-B.2, whose product MNRRNRNNYLSIAAVRAIGLDFIEMLEETNRRSITDRNTLRDIYNEEFRDREGCVKDPNFSRVIFALRNGNKARLSKSGRNVYFNTNVRVRLHDQWFRSSRRQQNQATPAPGHVSSLSAPSNPGPDGGVRGRRSLAKDILQRLKSTDRSFFVADKYGVQVSSELNMESGKIQISVDRAEVYELKLFVENTGQEAVYFTYYTSLHWLQYFTLEDSRRVTRDNPLRLLPREKYVVTVRFKSSHVGVYSATLAFEFKQNSKPATRPFHIVRFIEVEYRTKLAALLGPTEPYKPLRLNISEPENCKVDEGYPPEGYVQNFLENVLPLGQYTPPPDIPELARLLKDGCSSQILRGKFRELQSLLQSPLGFHNYAERFDLLLYLEECQMHVDIKRYNKDQVTLIKDHDKRLLVLNLPGVSENRPSVLRGDHLLLTKSEEVSFSNVTKYKGYVHRVELDRVKLGFSRRFIDHVYVDKMKFRVEFTVNRLPLRLQHRAVHMAVQHELRDVLFPVGSRSLNPVSPPALRLFDQQLQRNPEQYSAVCHIVAGTSKPAPYLVFGPPGTGKTVTIVEAIKQVEKNIPGAYILACAPSNSAADQLCEKLITSQHVDARKIYRLYASSRDPRDIPKALKNISNLEGEMIVFPCKEDLMCYKILVSTLVTAGRLVTGGFPTDHFSHIFVDEAGHAIESETIISVAGLLNAKSGQLVLAGDPKQLGPILRSPLAINHGLDVSLLERLMTQNDLYKKDDMEFDKRYVTKLLLNYRSHPSILKVPNELFYDGELVACANEISSNQYCTWEHLPKRGFPVIFHGVPGKDEREANSPSFFNIFEIGIIVDYLKKLLLTQAKKGISRISPRDIGIIAPYRKQVEKIRRAIRSDEDLEKYMCIEELKVGSVEEFQGQERKVILVSAVRSSKEHIILDETFNIGFLRNEKRFNVAVTRAKALFIMVGNPTILRTDESWGRFIDFCFEQGGYTGISFTSVEGIEEVEKCLLALNIQDERMETEESAVQQYVNPEWRHDF is encoded by the exons ATGAATAGAAGAAACAGGAATAATTATCTCTCTATAGCCGCTGTGCGCGCAATTGGACTGGACTTCATTGAGATGTTAGAGGAAACCAACAGGAGATCCATTACTGACAGAAACACACTCAGAGATATCTACAATGAAGAATTTCGAGATAG GGAAGGTTGTGTCAAAGATCCAAACTTCTCTAGAGTCATCTTTGCATTGAGAAACGGGAACAAAGCCCGTCTTTCCAAGTCAGGAAGGAATGTTTACTTTAACACCAAT GTCCGAGTGAGGCTGCACGATCAGTGGTTTAGATCTAGTCGAAGACAGCAAAACCAGGCTACTCCTGCTCCAGGTCATGTTAGCTCATTGTCAGCTCCTAGTAATCCAGGGCCAGATGGTGGAGTCAGAGGAAGAAGGAGTCTGGCAAAAGACATCCTACAGCGACTGAAGTCTACAGACAG GTCCTTTTTCGTAGCTGATAAGTATGGGGTGCAGGTGTCCTCAGAGCTGAATATGGAAAGTGGAAAGATTCAGATCAGTGTGGATCGGGCTGAAGTTTATGAGCTGAAGCTGTTTGTGGAGAACACAGGTCAGGAGGCTGTGTATTTCACATACTACACTTCTCTTCACTGGCTGCAGTATTTCACTCTGGAAGACAGCAGAAGAGTCACACGTGACAATCCACTCCGTCTGCTGCCAC GTGAGAAGTATGTGGTGACTGTGAGGTTCAAATCTAGTCATGTTGGAGTTTATTCTGCTACTCTAGCTTTTGAGTTTAAGCAAAACAGCAAGCCCGCCACCCGTCCCTTCCACATTGTGCGCTTCATTGAAGTGGAGTACAGGACTAAGCTTGCAGCCTTACTGGGTCCTACTGAACCATACAAACCTCTGAGACTCAACATCTCTGAACCCGAAAACTGTAAAGTGGACGAGGGCTATCCACCTGAGGG TTATGTGCAGAACTTTCTTGAAAATGTTCTGCCGCTGGGGCAATACACTCCTCCTCCTGACATCCCTGAATTAGCCAGGCTCCTGAAAGATGGCTGTTCTTCCCAGATCCTCAGGGGAAAGTTTCGGGAACTTCA GTCATTACTGCAGAGTCCGCTAGGCTTTCATAATTATGCCGAACGGTTTGATTTACTGCTGTATCTGGAGGAGTGTCAGATGCATGTGGATATCAAGAGATACAACAAAGATCAAGTCACCTTAATCAAAGACCATGACAAGAGACTACTGGTCTTAAAC CTCCCCGGTGTTTCGGAGAACAGGCCATCAGTCCTGAGAGGAGATCACCTGCTTCTCACCAAGAGTGAGGAGGTCAGTTTCTCAAATGTGACCAAATACAAGGGCTACGTCCACAGAGTGGAACTGGATCGGGTCAAACTGGGCTTCTCTCGAAG gTTCATTGACCATGTATATGTAGATAAGATGAAATTCCGTGTGGAGTTCACAGTGAATCGTCTCCCGTTGAGACTGCAACACAGAGCAGTACACATGGCGGTCCAGCACGAGCTCAGAGATGTGCTGTTCCCTGTGGGCTCAAGGAGCTTGAACCCTGTGTCTCCACCTGCACTGAG GCTCTTTGATCAGCAGCTTCAGAGAAACCCTGAACAGTACAGTGCAGTATGTCACATTGTGGCCGGTACGTCCAAGCCAGCACCCTACTTAGTGTTTGGACCTCCTGGCACTGGTAAAACCGTCACGATAGTGGAGGCCATCAAACAG GTGGAGAAGAATATACCTGGTGCCTACATCCTGGCTTGTGCTCCATCTAACAGTGCAGCTGATCAGCTGTGTGAAAAGTTGATCACTAGTCAACATGTTGATGCACGGAAAATATACAGACTTTATGCTAGCTCACGCGATCCAAGAGATATCCCTAAAGCTCTAAAG aataTCAGTAATCTGGAGGGAGAGATGATTGTTTTCCCATGTAAAGAGGATCTAATGTGCTACAAGATCCTGGTCAGCACTCTGGTTACCGCTGGCAG GCTGGTCACTGGCGGTTTTCCTACGGATCATTTTTCTCACATCTTTGTGGATGAGGCAGGACATGCTATTGAGTCAGAGACCATCATCAGTGTGGCAG GTCTGCTGAATGCAAAGTCTGGACAGCTTGTTTTGGCTGGAGATCCCAAGCAGCTGGGGCCAATCCTGAGATCTCCTCTTGCCATTAATCACGGGCTTG ATGTCTCTTTGCTGGAGAGGCTGATGACACAGAATGATCTTTATAAGAAAGATGACATGGAGTTTGACAAACGCTATGTCACCAAACTTCTTCTGAACTACAG GTCTCATCCATCCATTCTGAAAGTTCCTAATGAATTGTTCTATGATGGGGAGTTGGTGGCATGTGCAAATGAAATCAGCTCCAACCAATACTGCACTTGGGAGCACCTTCCCAAAAGA gGATTTCCTGTGATTTTCCATGGAGTGCCTGGGAAGGATGAGAGGGAGGCAAACAGTCCCTCCTTTTTTAACATCTTTGAAATCGGAATCATTGTTGACTACCTGAAGAAGCTGCTCCTGACACAGGCCAAGAAGGGAATCTCTAGAATCTCCCCCAGAGATATTGGCATCATTGCCCCCTACAGGAAACAG GTTGAGAAGATCAGAAGGGCCATCAGATCAGATGAAGACCTTGAAAAGTACATGTGTATTGAAGAACTCAAA GTTGGTTCTGTGGAGGAGTTTCAAGGCCAAGAGAGGAAAGTGATCCTGGTGTCGGCTGTTCGCAGCAGCAAGGAGCACATCATTTTGGATGAAACGTTCAATATTGGGTTTCTCAGGAATGAGAAG AGATTCAATGTGGCGGTGACAAGAGCTAAAGCTTTGTTCATCATGGTGGGAAACCCCACCATTCTGCGGACTGATGAAAGCTGGGGCCG GTTTATTGATTTCTGCTTTGAGCAGGGCGGTTACACCGGGATTTCCTTCACCAGTGTAGAGGGAATAGAGGAGGTTGAAAAGTGTCTGCTTGCTCTTAACATCCAGGATGAGAGAA TGGAAACTGAGGAGAGTGCAGTCCAACAATATGTGAATCCTGAGTGGAGGCACGATTTCTAG